The Rhodopirellula islandica sequence CACCTCTGGATCCAACCTTGGTCAGCACTCCCGCGATCGAACCACCTTACGAATTGTTGCAAGGACGCTGGCTGAGTGAGGACAGCGAGGCCAACGAAATTGTCATTGGCGAGTTGGTTGCGGAAGAGAAAACCCTGTCGGTCGGCGATGACCTGAAGCTGATTTCGTTGGCCAATGAGGTTTCGTTGAAAGTCGTGGGGATCGTCGAGCAAGCCCCGCAGGCACCCTCGTTGTCGTCGCGAGGGCGTGGGGGACCACCGTCTGGGAAGCGAAACGAGAGGCCGAAACAAGCCAAGCCGGAATCCAACGACTCAAGGAGCGAAACGAATCAAGCGGTGCTTGGAATGCCCAAGAATTTTACGGAAGGCATTGCCGCCAACGCAGTCTATGTGCGTCCGACGTTGGCGGAGAGGATCAACGGCTACGTTTCGAAACCTCAGGTGTTACAAATTGCGATTCGTGACACGGTCACCATCCAGCAGTTTCGCGAAGCCTGGGAAGAGCGTCTGACCAGCGGGCGTCCCGCGATGCAGTTGATCGACTTCGAAGCCGTGCGAGCGGGGATGGAGTCGACTCGATCCGTGTCAGGCCAGCGATCCCAAGCTTGGGCTGCGACCGGGATGGCGACGCTGGCGGCGATCTTCATCATCTTTTCAACACTCAGCATGGGTGTCAGTGAACGCACTCGCGAATTCGCGATGTTGCGAGCGGTCGCGCTCACTCGGGGGCAAATCGCCACGATCATCGCGGTCGAAAGCGTCTTGCTTGCGGTGGTCGGTTGGGTCGGTGGATTGCTAGCGGGATATGCGATGTTGGTCGTTGGCAGTCACTTCGTGCCGGGATGGTTTGGGACGGATGCGGTCTTGGGCTGGGGCTGCATCGTGTTGTCGGGAGTGACGGTGTTGGTCGGTGGACTGGGCGCTGCGATTGTTCCCGCTTGGCGAGCCACCCGCATTGAACCGCTGGAAGCGATGACATCCAAACTTTCGACACCCGGCATTCGGTCTTGGGTGGTCTTGGGATTGATCGGATTGTTGTTTTCCGCACTGACACCGCTGCTGGTTTTCGCGATTCCGATGTCGGATGGATGGCGAGCGTGGTCGTATGGCTTCTTGACTTATCCCACGTTGTTGCTGGGCATGATTGGTTTGGCACCCGCGGTTGTCGTGGGGACTGAATTCGCGATCGGTCCTTGGGTGACTCGTTCGTTGGGGCTGGACAACCGGATGATGAAAACCCAATTGTCGACCAATCTGTGGCGGACGGTGGGAGCCACGTTGGCCTTGTCAATCGGGCTAGGGCTTTTTGCTTCGACACAGATCTGGGGATATTCCATGTTGAAACCGTTCACCCCGGGAAGTTGGCTTCCCGATGCGTTGGTCGCCTTCCATCCGGTCGGATTGGATGATGAGGGCATCGATGATGTTCGAAAGGTCTCCGGGGTCCGCTCTGATCGCGTGATGCCGATGGCGGTTGAGCAAGCCCGGTTTGACTGGGGCGATGCCGACCAACCTTCCCGGGTGCAACGCGACAATGCGGTCTTGTTTGGGATCGATCCGGCGATGGCGTTTGCGGATGAGAATCCGTTCTTAACCTTTGGGTTCGTGGAGGGCGATCGAGTTTCTGCGATCGATGCCTTGCAATCCGGCGGTTCGTGTTTGGTCTCCGAAGACTTTCAGATGAGCACGGGACTCAGCGTCGGTGACGAGTTGAGCTTCACGCCGCCGGCCGCCGAAGGTGAGCGAGTGACGTATCGCATCGCTGGTGTTGTGTCGCTGCCCGGTTGGCACTGGGTGACGAAGTTCTCGGGTGTGAGGCGACACTTTGTCCGGACCGCCACGGTGGTGTTGGCAGGTCGCGATGACGTGCAGCGAGACTTTCATCTTCATCGAACGGAATTCGTTTGGATGGACTTGGAAGACGATGCGGACTTGTCGACGATGGAAGCGGATTTGCAATCGATCGCCGAACAAAAGTCAGGAGAGACCTTTGTGGCAAGCGGTTTGGGAAGCGTGAAGGCGTACCGTCCGTTTGCTCGAATGACCGCCTCGGAGAATGTCCGCAAAGCAATCAAAATTCGAGCCGACGACATGATTTGGGGAATGAGCTATCTGCCGTTGATCACGCTCGCGATCATGTCGCTGGCCATCGCCAACACGGTCATCGCGTCGGTGCGGTCGAGGACGTGGGAGTTTGGCGTCATGCGGTCGATCGGTGTGACTCGTGGGCAGCTTGTGCGGTTGGTCCTTGCCGAAACGATCTTGATTGCGGCCGGTGCCTGTGTGCTGAGTCTGATCTTTGGATTGATTGCGGGCTGGTGCGGTGTCGGGATGGCTCAGTACGTCGGTTGGTTTGCCGGACCGCCAAACTTCATCATCCCGTGGGCACACTTGTCAATTGGATTTGCGATGACGATCGGTCTGTGTTTGCTAGCCGGTTTGTGGCCTGTCGTGCGAATCGGTCGAGCCGAACCGCTCGGGTTGCTACAAGCCGGACGTGGCGGCCAAGGATGAACGGGTTGCTTCGCCCTGTCGTTGTTTCGCATCAATGAGTTCATTCACTGGTCGTCGATGCCGTAGGCCTTCATCCGATCGCGAAGCGTGCCGCGGTGGATGCCCAGCATCTCCGCGGCCTTGGCCCGGTTGCCTCCTGTGTGCTGCATCACCGTTCGAAGCAAAGTGGGTTCCGTTGCCGCCAGGAAATCGCTGTGGAGCGTCACCGAGTCAGGGTTGGCCTCGATCGCGTTCTCGGACCAGACTCGAATGGATTTTTCCATGGCGAGAACGGGGGATGTCGTTTGTGTTTCCCGTCCGGGTTTGGGGGCAGGGAAATCATCAATCGTGAGTTTGCGGCCTCGGCTGACCACAGCGGCGTGTCCCACCGCATTCTTCAGTTCACGGATGTTGCCGTGCCAAGGGCGTGAATGAAGTTGTTCCAGCAGCTCCTCGTCCACCGCGGAATCGATGTCCGCGTACTTCATCGCGGAGAGGAAATGGCGGCAAAGCGGGCCAATGTCTTCCACGCGATCTCGCAGCGGCGGAAGATGAATTTGCACGCCGGTCAGGCGATGAAACAGGTCTTCGCGAAAAGCGTTGGTGGCGACGTCTTCGTGCAGGTCGCTGTTCGTGGCAGCAAGAATGCGAACGTTGGCGGTTCGTGGTTTCACGTCTCCAACGCGGCAGTACTCGCCTTGTTCGAGCACTCGCAGCAATTTGACTTGCGTGCCCAGTGGCAGGTCACCGATTTCGTCGAGCAACACGGTGCCGCCTTCCGCGCGTTCGAACAATCCGGCACGGTCGTCGCTGGCGCCCGTGAACGCTCCTTTGACGTGGCCAAACAGTTCGCTTTCGATCAGATCGGGATTGAGTGCAACCGGGGCAATGGGAATGTAGGGCCCGTCGGCGCGGCGACTGTGACGGTGAATCGCGGCCGCGACGAGTTCCTTTCCTGTGCCGGTTTCGCCCGTGATCAGCACGGACAGATCGCTGTCGGCGACCAAGGCAATCTGCCGAAAGACTTGCTGCATCGCGGGCGACGTGCCGACCAGCACCGACGGATCGATGTCCATCGGCTGAGTCGCGGCCGGGGCCGTCCGGCGCGACGATTTTTGCAGTGCGGTGCGGCAGGTCCGCAGGGCGTCCTCCAGTTTGAATGGTTTGGTCAGGTAGTCCGTGGCTCCATTCTTGACCGCTGCCACGGCGGTTTCTAAGTCACCAAAGGCGGTGATGATGATGACGGGAGCATTGTTGGTCGCTTCCAGGAACTTGGGCAACGCCGTGATGCCGTCTTCCTTGGGGAGACGCACGTCCAAGATCACCATCGAGATATTGTTCTGGCTTGCCAGCCGCAGGCCTTCTTCGGCGCTGGATCCGGTGATGACCTCATGCCCTTCGCTGGTGAGCATCTTTTCCAACGCCCAGCAAATGGACGGTTCGTCATCGACAACGAGGATGGTTTGTGCTGTGGTCATTTCAATCACTGTGGTTCGTCTGGTTGGGCGCGCGTTCGAAGCAATTGCGTGTCCAGCTCGAAAATGGTTCTTTCGTTCTCGCGTCGCCATCGCACCGATCCACCCAAGTACTCGGCGGAACGTTGAACAACGGGAAGCCCCAATCCCATGCCTTCGGGTTTGGAAGTCACGAAGGGCTCGAAGAGAGTGCCAGCCACTTGCTCGGGAACTCCGGCACCATTGTCAGAGACGGTGACTCGAAGGATGTTCTCGCCCAGTTGTTGCAGCGAGACGTCCACTTCGTCACCCGCCTGAATCGCGTTGTGGATCAGGTTGGTCACGGCCGCCACCCAGGTCGGGCCGTCTTGGATTCGCCGTTGCCCAAGGTCATCGTCCAGATCCCACCGCATATTCACTCGCAAATGTTTCGCAATGGGAGAAAGGCTGGTACGGACATCGTCGAAGCAGGTAGTCACATCGGTCGGCCGATCTTTGTCCTGGCGTCCGGAGGCAACCAGGAGCAGCCGACGAACGTAATCTTCGGACAACTCAATTTGATGGATGGCGACTCGGATGCCTTCGTCATCGGTGGCTTGGCATTCTTGAGCGTGCAGTTCGACCGCCATCCGGGCGCCGGTCAAGCTGTTTCTCAATTGATGCGCCATCCCGCCGGCGATTTGGTGCAGCAGCTTTTGGCTTTGCTGGCGGTTGATCTGGTTCCAGAGTTGTTTGAGTTGCTGGGCCATCGAATCAACGGCGCCACCGAGTCGCCCAATCTCGTCAGGGACATCGTCCGAAACCGTCGAGTCAAAGTCGCCGTTGGCCACCGCTTCGACGCGTCGTTGCAGCTTGCTGATGCGGCGGACCAATCGTGACGTCAGCCAAAACGTCAACGAACTGAGGGCCACAATCGTTGACAATCCAGTTGCCAGCGGAAGGATCGCGGCTTGTCGACGATTGGCGTTGAACTGTTCGTCTTCAAACAGAACCGCAACCGCAGCAACTCGGTCTTGGCGGAGCTGGCTGCCAACGGTCTGAAAGGCGAACAATCGAAAGCCGATTCCATCGTCGTTGGGAATGATCGAGGCCGGCAGAGGTCGCTGATTTTGAAGGTGTTCGCGAAAAGACGTTTTGGCGGTTTCGTCCAGTTGCAGCGTGGAGGACGTAACCAGACCACTGGCACTCAATCCAATCAATTGTGTCCGGGTCAGATCCGCGAGAGATTCCAGGACGATCGAGTTGAGCGGGAAGTTGGAATCCGACAACGTCGACTGAATCGCCGAAAAACGCTGCTCCAGATCTTTCATCGCCCGCTGGGTGCCCAGCCAATACGAGGCAATTGCCACCAACACCGCGGCCATCAGCGCGGTGGCGATGATCGGCGTGAGCAGGCGAAGTCGCAGCGAACGGAGAGGAGGAGATGTCACAGGACTCATTCTATCTGGATGTCCGAGATGGAAAATTCGCCGCCAGTGGCGAAAGACCCGCCGCGGCATTGGCTGAAACGAGGCACTCGGATCATCATGGGGAAGCTTTTAGCTCTTTTTGTGATTGGCACAGCGAGTGCATTTGCAAACTCAGTTCTGAACCTGCTTGACCCGCACATATTCGCCATTCGGGGGCCTCTGGGATGAGGCTCTCTCCACGAAGGAATCGCTCGATGATAAATCGTTCCGCAGCTCGCTCCGCTTTTACATTGGTGGAATTGTTGGTGGTCATTGCGATCATCGGGGTGTTGGTTGGGTTGCTGCTACCAGCCGTGCAATCCGCTCGGGAAGCGGCTCGTCGGATGCAGTGCAGCAACAATCTGAAGCAGATCGCGCTGTCCGTCCACAACTACCAGAGTGCCTACAAGCGGTTTCCTCCATCGGCTTTGGTCGATTTGAGCGTGACTTCGACCGGCAACAATGGATCTTGGGGAGTCCATGGGCGGATTTTGCCGTTTCTGGAACAGGGCAATGTTTATGAGAACATCGATCTCTCGTTGGCTTGGGACAACCAAGTTTCCATCGACGGTCTGAAGATTCCAACCTACGCCTGTCCGAGTGATCCGGGAACGGATCAAGAACGCACGTTCAGCGATGGCCGGCCGACCCTGTATCCAACCACCTACGGATTCAATTTTGGCCGATGGTTTGTATTCGACCCCACGACTCAGAAAGCTGGTGACGGGATGTTCGCTCCCAACCAGTTTTACAGTTTTCGAGATTGCTTGGATGGTAGCAGTCACACGTTGCTCACCGGCGAAGTGAAAGCTTGGACGCCCTATCAACGCAACGGTGGTCCCTCGGACACGGCGATTCCGATCAACCAAGAGCAAGCGGAATGGATCGTCGCCAGCGGGGCCCAGTTCAAGGACACTGGTCACACCGAATGGCCTGACGGTCGCTGTCATCACACTGGATTCACGGTGACGTTGCCGCCCAACAGCGACGTGAAATTTGAGACCGGCGGGCAAGTGTACGAACAGATGGATTTCAGTTCGTGGCAAGAGGGCAAGGACGGTCAAAGCGGAAGTCCGACCTACGCCATGATCACGTCTCGCAGTCATCACGTCGGATTGGTGAATGTCGCCAAGGTTGACGGGAGTGTCACTTCCGTCACCGAGTCGGTGGAGCTCTCGATCTGGCACGCATTGGGAACTCGAGCCGGCCGCGAGGTCATCCAGGGCGAGTATTGAGATTGCTTTGGAACGCTCGAGCTCAAATCTTCCGGGGAATGACGGGCAGCCAAACCAGCCAGTCGCGGCGTTTCGTCTCAAAATCAAAGTTTTGTTTGGCGGTTGTTGAGAGGAGTCGCAACTGACTCTTTAGCAGCATGTGATCGAGAGTTTGATCGCAGTCCTGCGACTTAACCCCACACCACTGGAGGCCTCTGCGATGAAGGCATTGACCCAATTTTCGTTTGTTG is a genomic window containing:
- a CDS encoding sensor histidine kinase, yielding MSPVTSPPLRSLRLRLLTPIIATALMAAVLVAIASYWLGTQRAMKDLEQRFSAIQSTLSDSNFPLNSIVLESLADLTRTQLIGLSASGLVTSSTLQLDETAKTSFREHLQNQRPLPASIIPNDDGIGFRLFAFQTVGSQLRQDRVAAVAVLFEDEQFNANRRQAAILPLATGLSTIVALSSLTFWLTSRLVRRISKLQRRVEAVANGDFDSTVSDDVPDEIGRLGGAVDSMAQQLKQLWNQINRQQSQKLLHQIAGGMAHQLRNSLTGARMAVELHAQECQATDDEGIRVAIHQIELSEDYVRRLLLVASGRQDKDRPTDVTTCFDDVRTSLSPIAKHLRVNMRWDLDDDLGQRRIQDGPTWVAAVTNLIHNAIQAGDEVDVSLQQLGENILRVTVSDNGAGVPEQVAGTLFEPFVTSKPEGMGLGLPVVQRSAEYLGGSVRWRRENERTIFELDTQLLRTRAQPDEPQ
- a CDS encoding ABC transporter permease encodes the protein MNSLRFLIQFVGAQMRLNPGRAFITMLGIIASTCAVVWVVSGYDALVSQFDENSEKYLGRYDLLIMPKPGPPGSEAPPIQSALVDELKHDAGVLEVNPVSQSRVTVIPVGKFVEDKKSSLDFVVGARPPVNGAPPLDPTLVSTPAIEPPYELLQGRWLSEDSEANEIVIGELVAEEKTLSVGDDLKLISLANEVSLKVVGIVEQAPQAPSLSSRGRGGPPSGKRNERPKQAKPESNDSRSETNQAVLGMPKNFTEGIAANAVYVRPTLAERINGYVSKPQVLQIAIRDTVTIQQFREAWEERLTSGRPAMQLIDFEAVRAGMESTRSVSGQRSQAWAATGMATLAAIFIIFSTLSMGVSERTREFAMLRAVALTRGQIATIIAVESVLLAVVGWVGGLLAGYAMLVVGSHFVPGWFGTDAVLGWGCIVLSGVTVLVGGLGAAIVPAWRATRIEPLEAMTSKLSTPGIRSWVVLGLIGLLFSALTPLLVFAIPMSDGWRAWSYGFLTYPTLLLGMIGLAPAVVVGTEFAIGPWVTRSLGLDNRMMKTQLSTNLWRTVGATLALSIGLGLFASTQIWGYSMLKPFTPGSWLPDALVAFHPVGLDDEGIDDVRKVSGVRSDRVMPMAVEQARFDWGDADQPSRVQRDNAVLFGIDPAMAFADENPFLTFGFVEGDRVSAIDALQSGGSCLVSEDFQMSTGLSVGDELSFTPPAAEGERVTYRIAGVVSLPGWHWVTKFSGVRRHFVRTATVVLAGRDDVQRDFHLHRTEFVWMDLEDDADLSTMEADLQSIAEQKSGETFVASGLGSVKAYRPFARMTASENVRKAIKIRADDMIWGMSYLPLITLAIMSLAIANTVIASVRSRTWEFGVMRSIGVTRGQLVRLVLAETILIAAGACVLSLIFGLIAGWCGVGMAQYVGWFAGPPNFIIPWAHLSIGFAMTIGLCLLAGLWPVVRIGRAEPLGLLQAGRGGQG
- a CDS encoding DUF1559 family PulG-like putative transporter; protein product: MINRSAARSAFTLVELLVVIAIIGVLVGLLLPAVQSAREAARRMQCSNNLKQIALSVHNYQSAYKRFPPSALVDLSVTSTGNNGSWGVHGRILPFLEQGNVYENIDLSLAWDNQVSIDGLKIPTYACPSDPGTDQERTFSDGRPTLYPTTYGFNFGRWFVFDPTTQKAGDGMFAPNQFYSFRDCLDGSSHTLLTGEVKAWTPYQRNGGPSDTAIPINQEQAEWIVASGAQFKDTGHTEWPDGRCHHTGFTVTLPPNSDVKFETGGQVYEQMDFSSWQEGKDGQSGSPTYAMITSRSHHVGLVNVAKVDGSVTSVTESVELSIWHALGTRAGREVIQGEY
- a CDS encoding sigma-54-dependent transcriptional regulator → MTTAQTILVVDDEPSICWALEKMLTSEGHEVITGSSAEEGLRLASQNNISMVILDVRLPKEDGITALPKFLEATNNAPVIIITAFGDLETAVAAVKNGATDYLTKPFKLEDALRTCRTALQKSSRRTAPAATQPMDIDPSVLVGTSPAMQQVFRQIALVADSDLSVLITGETGTGKELVAAAIHRHSRRADGPYIPIAPVALNPDLIESELFGHVKGAFTGASDDRAGLFERAEGGTVLLDEIGDLPLGTQVKLLRVLEQGEYCRVGDVKPRTANVRILAATNSDLHEDVATNAFREDLFHRLTGVQIHLPPLRDRVEDIGPLCRHFLSAMKYADIDSAVDEELLEQLHSRPWHGNIRELKNAVGHAAVVSRGRKLTIDDFPAPKPGRETQTTSPVLAMEKSIRVWSENAIEANPDSVTLHSDFLAATEPTLLRTVMQHTGGNRAKAAEMLGIHRGTLRDRMKAYGIDDQ